In a genomic window of Zingiber officinale cultivar Zhangliang chromosome 9B, Zo_v1.1, whole genome shotgun sequence:
- the LOC122023496 gene encoding alpha-galactosidase 3-like, translating into MASVRLFRMLFCFLLSASAAARLAPLIEEFLGPSGVVDIFDTSNYGKLQLNNGLARTPQMGWNSWNFFACNIDETVIKETADALVSSGLAALGYNYVNIDDCWSSSSRNQQGNLVPDPKTFSSGIKALADYVHLKGLKLGIYSDAGAFTCQVRPGSLYHESDDAKTFASWGVDYLKYDNCYNLGIKPEKRYPPMRDALNSTGHAIFYSLCEWGVDDPALWAGKVGNSWRTTDDISDSWESMITIADINDKWASYAGPGGWNDPDMLEVGNGGMTYAEYRSHFSIWALMKAPLLVGCDVRNMTAETLEILSNKEVIAVNQDPLGIQGRKIYSQGNDGCSQVWAGPLSESRVVVALWNRCSEVVTITVSWEILGLDIAASFSLRDIWKHDTLQAEVIGNFSTEVDTHDCKLYILSPIPTRFVDRSNSVISVL; encoded by the exons ATGGCTTCCGTTCGCCTCTTTCGCATGCTCTTCTGCTTCCTTCTCTCCGCTTCAGCAGCGGCAAGATTGGCGCCTTTGATAGAGGAGTTTCTCGGGCCGAGCGGGGTTGTTGACATCTTCGACACCTCCAACTATGGCAAGTTGCAGCTCAACAATGGATTGGCTCGCACCCCTCAAATGGG ATGGAATAGTTGGAACTTCTTTGCTTGCAATATCGACGAGACGGTGATTAAGGAAACAG CTGATGCTCTTGTTTCTTCTGGACTGGCTGCATTAGGATACAACTATGTAAATATAG ATGATTGCTGGTCCTCTTCATCACGAAATCAACAG GGAAACCTTGTTCCTGATCCGAAGACATTTTCTTCTGGAATAAAAGCATTAGCAGATTATGTACATCTAAAAGGCCTCAAGCTTGGTATTTACTCTGATGCTGG gGCGTTCACATGTCAAGTTCGACCTGGATCCTTATACCATGAAAGCGATGATGCAAAAACTTTTGCCTCATGG GGAGTTGATTATTTGAAGTATGACAATTGTTACAATTTGGGAATAAAACCTGAGAAACG TTACCCCCCAATGCGAGATGCACTGAATTCCACTGGGCATGCAATTTTCTATTCTCTGTGTGAATG ggGTGTTGATGATCCAGCCTTATGGGCTGGGAAAGTTGGTAACAGTTGGCGAACAACAGATGACATCTCTGATTCATGGGAAAG CATGATCACCATTGCTGATATAAATGACAAGTGGGCATCTTATGCTGGCCCTGGTGGATGGAATG ATCCCGATATGTTGGAGGTTGGTAATGGTGGCATGACCTATGCAGAGTATCGATCTCACTTTAGCATCTGGGCTCTGATGAAG GCTCCTCTTCTGGTAGGTTGTGACGTGAGAAACATGACTGCTGAAACACTTGAAATTTTAAGCAACAAAGAAGTCATTGCCGTCAACCAAG ATCCTCTTGGTATTCAAGGAAGGAAAATTTATTCTCAAGGAAATGATGGTTGTAGTCAG GTGTGGGCTGGTCCACTTTCTGAAAGTCGCGTAGTTGTGGCTTTATGGAATCGTTGTTCTGAAGTTGTCACAATCACTGTCAGCTGGGAAATACTTGGACTCGACATTGCAGCCAGCTTTTCACTAAGAGATATTTGGAAG CATGACACCCTGCAAGCCGAAGTTATTGGAAATTTCTCTACAGAGGTGGACACTCATGACTGCAAATTATACATACTCTCGCCAATACCTACCCGTTTTGTCGATCGATCAAATTCGGTTATTTCTGTTCTCTAG